One genomic window of Fusarium fujikuroi IMI 58289 draft genome, chromosome FFUJ_chr01 includes the following:
- a CDS encoding related to heterokaryon incompatibility protein, with the protein MGDLATVTRLLTSSGNQFVDLNCRDDTGATALSRAARMGRTEVVRYLLSCPDVYVNCADHFGWTPLSWSARYGDHDVVQLLLAYLDIAADRADENGMTPLMFASRKGHAETVRRLLDSNRVDINLRDNDGRTALSHAAENDWACDAVTLLLGCPTVEVDAKDHSGCSPLSWAAQGGSATNVRILLQRSDVDPDSMDCEQRSPLYWAVERAAAEVVGLLLSSDRVNPEAATVFGDTPVMLAEILGQEHILDLFREKVSQR; encoded by the coding sequence ATGGGAGATTTGGCTACCGTCACCAGACTGTTGACATCATCGGGCAATCAATTTGTTGACCTGAACTGTCGAGATGATACCGGTGCTACTGCGCTTTCACGTGCTGCAAGGATGGGTCGCACAGAGGTTGTGAGATATCTACTCTCGTGCCCTGATGTATACGTGAACTGTGCTGATCACTTTGGCTGGACACCGCTATCTTGGAGTGCACGATACGGAGACCACGACGTAGTGCAGCTGCTGCTAGCCTACCTGGACATAGCGGCTGATCGCGCTGATGAGAACGGAATGACTCCTCTGATGTTTGCATCACGGAAAGGACATGCTGAGACTGTGCGTCGTCTGCTCGACTCAAACCGGGTTGACATAAACCTGCGCGATAATGACGGTCGTACTGCATTGTCCCACGCGGCCGAAAATGACTGGGCGTGCGATGCAGTGACGCTGCTACTCGGATGTCCCactgttgaagttgatgcgAAGGATCATTCTGGGTGTTCGCCTCTATCTTGGGCAGCTCAAGGAGGTTCAGCGACCAATGTCCGTATATTATTGCAGCGCTCTGACGTGGATCCAGACTCTATGGATTGCGAACAGCGGTCACCTTTGTACTGGGCCGTGGAAAGGGCAGCAGCGGAAGTCGTGGGCTTGTTACTCAGCAGCGATAGAGTCAATCCTGAAGCAGCCACTGTTTTTGGGGATACGCCAGTTATGTTAGCTGAGATTCTAGGGCAAGAGCACATTTTGGATCTATTTCGGGAGAAAGTTAGCCAACGGTAA
- a CDS encoding related to small s protein, whose protein sequence is MAEIIGLTASILTFIEFSAVFVSAVQRVHAATDGTPQEIRELLQQADDIADWEDRLTVLKSQKRLTSAELRILKTGGACRKTADDIKAIAEKVSIRSGAKLRFLEHPRVVFGLLASQPDLKRLQERLMNHETAVKEALALLIRNKNHSETIKALEAMREEHLSYKIEQSVRFDAIQEEILAASQRISHDFIEFKGQVTSLRSKIESLENERQTCEKQIRILKGLYFHEIRKRWDKIDDAAARTLAWLHDPSKTSFLHWLSSETNEIYSISGLPGSGKSTLMKFAFEHETTIQSLKQWAGATKLCRASYFFWNQGFEMQKSQIGLLQSLLYQVMRQIPSLVSLVDRERPDYELWDFDELLLLFNKVKLETAPSVKFCFFIDGLDEYDGSEEGIGQLIKSISESPHIKICVSSRPRSFFEQNLWSNKYSLKMQDLTMDDMRLYMADALGEHVDLQQLQVDPSGKLLLDQITEDAKGVWLWVHLVTRDLKLAVRGNETIRKLREIVQDFPKDLEKYFELIIHRVDPVFRKEMARTFLVTVFEVQPLPLYAFYLLDEEIEDEDYALKAEIGPLEPATVAQVGKEWKDKIHRRCSDLLVVDTCEHPVFLQQPVDFLHRTVRDFLRDQYIRQLEAVLSTQFVPPISLCRIFLFFLKKQHQHNLNTKQQYNSMIGLVDELLYYAREVEKHELYKDQALSPVAEILDQVDAVNSTLMKMSKTVGNHWAHARDPPAPRGLDEYNEGHHYNWISLAIQARLVKYVRGILGAHGVLPSKSGRPLLDYALRPRRVTPIQVPYHSQRDEPNIDRSMVKLLLEHKANPNQIVYSHQDRTVWALFLISCWESVNRPEATPVSIKEWFEVSKLLIDYGAESDCFSTADLSYLGSMQDVLVAIFGELQASTLLRLMESRPQKTEGGCLIQ, encoded by the exons ATGGCGGAAATAATCGGACTTACCGCCAGCATCTTAACCTTCATCGAGTTCTCCGCAGTATTTGTTTCAGCGGTGCAGAGGGTCCACGCAGCTACCGATGGCACACCTCAAGAAATCCGGgagcttcttcagcaagCCGATGACATTGCGGACTGGGAGGATAGGCTCACGGTTCTCAAGTCCCAGAAGAGACTAACTTCGGCCGAGCTTCGTATCTTGAAGACCGGGGGAGCTTGTCGGAAGACAGCAGATGATATAAAGGCCATCGCGGAAAAGGTCTCTATACGATCTGGTGCGAAACTGAGATTCTTGGAGCATCCGCGCGTGGTTTTCGGGCTGCTCGCATCGCAGCCTGACCTGAAACGATTACAGGAGCGTCTGATGAACCATGAAACAGCTGTGAAAGAAGCACTTGCCCTACTAATTCGGAA TAAAAACCATTCAGAGACAATTAAAGCCTTAGAGGCGATGCGAGAGGAACATTTGTCATACAAGATTGAGCAGTCGGTGAGATTTGACGCTATACAAGAAGAGATATTAGCTGCCTCGCAACGGATCAGCCACGACTTTATTGAGTTCAAGGGCCAGGTCACAAGCCTTCGGAGCAAGATTGAGAGTCTCGAGAATGAAAGACAAACTTGTGAGAAACAAATTCGCATCTTGAAAGGTCTCTACTTCCACGAAATCAGAAAACGATGGGACAAGATCGACGACGCTGCCGCCCGCACACTTGCTTGGCTTCATGATCCGAGCAAAACATCATTTCTGCACTGGCTTTCCTCCGAGACGAACGAGATCTATTCCATCAGTGGCTTG CCTGGCAGTGGAAAGTCGACATTAATGAAGTTTGCATTTGAGCATGAGACAACCATTCAAAGCTTGAAACAGTGGGCCGGAGCTACAAAGCTTTGTAGGGCAAGCTATTTCTTTTGGAATCAAGGATTTGAGATGCAAAAGTCTCAAATCGGACTGCTTCAATCCCTCCTTTACCAAGTTATGAGGCAGATTCCCAGCCTCGTCTCGCTCGTCGATCGCGAGCGCCCTGACTACGAACTGTGGGACTTTGACGAACTGCTGTTACTTTTCAACAAGGTGAAACTAGAAACAGCCCCTTCAGTCAagttctgcttcttcatagATGGTCTGGATGAATATGACGGCAGTGAAGAGGGCATAGGCCAACTGATCAAGTCGATCTCCGAATCTCCCCATATCAAGATTTGTGTATCCAGTCGACCTCGGTCCTTCTTCGAGCAGAATCTTTGGTCAAACAAGTATTCTCTAAAGATGCAGGACCTCACGATGGACGATATGCGACTTTATATGGCAGACGCCCTTGGAGAGCATGTGGACTTACAGCAGCTGCAAGTAGACCCATCTGGAAAGCTTTTGCTCGACCAAATAACGGAAGATGCCAAGGGGGTCTGGCTCTGGGTCCATCTGGTCACGAGAGACCTGAAACTTGCAGTGCGAGGGAACGAGACCATACGGAAGCTCCGCGAAATCGTCCAAGATTTCCCGAAGGACCTGGAGAAGTATTTTGAGCTCATAATTCATCGAGTCGACCCTGTATTCCGAAAAGAAATGGCAAGGACATTTCTTGTCACCGTTTTCGAGGTCCAGCCTCTTCCACTATACGCATTCTATCTTCTAGATGAGGAGATCGAGGACGAAGACTATGCACTGAAAGCGGAAATTGGTCCACTCGAACCTGCGACTGTTGCTCAGGTCGGGAAAGAGTGGAAAGATAAGATACATAGACGGTGCAGTGACCTCCTCGTGGTTGATACCTGCGAACACCCGGTATTCCTACAACAGCCCGTCGACTTCCTGCATCGAACTGTTCGAGACTTTCTCAGGGACCAGTATATTCGCCAGCTAGAGGCCGTATTAAGCACTCAGTTCGTCCCACCGATATCGCTCTGTcgcatcttcttgttcttcctaAAGAAACAGCACCAGCAtaacctcaacaccaaacaacaATACAACAGCATGATCGGCCTGGTAGACGAGCTTCTATACTACGCGCGAGAGGTAGAAAAGCACGAACTCTATAAGGACCAAGCCCTCTCTCCAGTGGCGGAGATATTGGATCAGGTGGATGCAGTTAACAGCACGCTGATGAAGATGTCCAAGACCGTGGGGAATCATTGGGCACATGCCAGAGACCCACCGGCACCTCGAGGGCTGGATGAATACAACGAGGGGCATCATTATAACTGGATCTCTTTGGCCATACAGGCACGGCTGGTGAAGTACGTGAGAGGGATATTGGGGGCCCATGGAGTTCTGCCGTCAAAAAGTGGTCGACCGCTGCTTGACTATGCTCTGCGACCTCGCAGAGTCACACCGATACAAGTTCCATATCATTCACAACGTGATGAGCCAAACATCGATAGATCTATGGTCAAGCTGTTACTAGAGCACAAAGCAAACCCGAACCAGATCGTATACTCTCACCAAGATCGAACTGTCTGGGCTCTGTTCCTGATATCCTGCTGGGAGTCGGTGAATCGTCCAGAAGCAACGCCTGTGTCTATCAAAGAGTGGTTTGAAGTCAGCAAACTACTTATAGACTATGGAGCAGAGTCTGATTGTTTCAGCACAGCAGATTTGAGCTATTTGGGGAGCATGCAAGATGTTCTTGTAGCAATATTTGGCGAGTTGCAGGCTTCGACACTGCTACGGTTAATGGAGAGCAGGCCACAGAAGACAGAGGGTGGTTGCTTGATACAATAG